TAAATTTTCTCTAAACACTGTTTAAATGGTTAAAACTTTTTGCAATAGAAGGGACATGGCAGGTCATCATTCTCCGTGGAATTTATGAAGCATGTCACATGCTTTGATTTTACCACTCTTGTGGCTATaatattttacctgtttataaatatttactgttattatattattttataaaatattaaaaattaaatatctatggggcttacgcctcgctgaggcatatgtaaaacgcctcgccttacgtAGCCAACTATATAAGGGGAGTTCAAAGTGACAAAATATTTTGTTCCTTTTGCAAGAATTCGAACTGGGACAAATCAGTGGATTTGACAGCAAAAATGTCGCCGGAGCAGCGCCACATTGCAACCGAGACGGCAGCGGTGGCGCCGCGGCCTATAATGTGGCCTCTGGTCCAGTCCATTTTGGAGAAGAATTTGGTAGGAGCTAGTTAGGAAGTGTAACAAGTTTAGGACATGCTTTTCTGTAACAAAGAGGTTTATATAACGGTGAATGTCCAAATTCTCTTAAAAGACTTGGAAAAGTTGCTTGTGGCCTTTAGACAACTTTAGGTACGCCGGAGGACAGCAATGACTTGGCTTATTAGATTGCTGCCATGTGGCAACTGTTGTAATGAGGAAGTGATAATGAGTAATTAGATTTTACTGGTCCCTAGTTTGACTCAGCACGAAGTTTTGAAATTTGTaatcttaaaagtttaaggggtaaaagctttgtgagTCCATgatatttgtatggttataaaaatttctcattaagggtaaaatgagtaaaataaaaagtttaaagttgaatgATTTACAATTATAAAAATGTATCATTTTTTTTAaacggactaataaggaaagtatgtcatttaaatatctaaattgaaacggaagggtATCAATTATGCTCTGAGAACAAGAAGGAGCCCTTGACTTGCAATGACTAAAAACCTTGAATTACACAAGCAAAAAGAGAGAGAATTAAGCTTCAAGGTTTATAATCAAAGATGTTTCATCTTGAGGCTATTTAGACCAAAAATCAATTAAGAAAAGATTTAGTTGGTCAATTTAGTGAAGTGGAGATGAAGGCATTCAAATTCAATGGAGGAGATTAATCAACTGCTGATTATGACATGACAATTATATTACTTGATTACTTTCTTAACAATACGCTAATTCAAGATCCATCAATACCTTAAATGACCTTCTAGAACCAATGTGGAATTGCTTTTCATCTTGCCAAAGAATGTCTTTGGAAAAACTTGAGGTTTAAACCATTTCAAAACAGTGACAAAAGGGGCTGTTAGTAGTGGTCCGTAACTTGTAAATCAAGATACAAAATCCTACAATGTGGCAAAGTGTTCTCTCATATCCCATAAGAGGCACTAATTTTTAAGTATAATCGTTATTTTAATTCTGTGCAATGTGTCCTCCCCCGAAATCATTATTTCTTCGTCGGAAAATTACACTGTTTAGCTCGGTGTAATTCACTAATGTTATTTAAATATCTGCAATGTGTCCTCCCCGAAATCATTATTCCTAATTGAACATCAcgttttattttcttaatttagtCAAAAGAAGATTAAGAATTTGGCTTATATGTCAATCACAAGTGGCACTAGCAGTGGTACTAGTAGAGTAGTATATGTTTAGACAACTAACATTTCCTTTACAAAAGAACAATTCAAAAAGACTCCTATTCTATCCGTTGACAATTCGAAATCATGCACTGTCCAATAATATCATTAGATTAGGATTTTGTTGACAATTTAGGTGTCTCAAGTGAAAGTACAACTAAAAGTATTGTAGTAATAACTATTTATCGCAGGACTAATATAATTTGGCTTTGAAGAAATATCTAATAGTCCGAGTAGTTGAGTGTTTCAAAGTTATTATCATCCAAAGTATTTAAATACCATTATCAGATGCTTTTACTTACTTTATTGATTCGTTTCACATTAAATAATCATTTATTAAATACCATAAATCTATAACCATCTGAAAAATAAACAATTAAAAGTGACTTCCAATGTTCTATTGtttatttaatattttgaagACATCAGTTTTGAACCAAAACGAGAACGATGAACCGCAATAGGTTACCTTTTCTATCGTTTTCTAGTTCACTTAGGAACATGGAATACATAATTTTGCAGTGGGGGGAGAGATGGAACGTGgagttctatttatttatttacttccTTTTTTTTAAACCCTACCTTAGATGTTGAGAGAAGAATGAGAGGTGAAGATGAGCCAGAGAGAAGGTCGGTTGTGAGAGCAACTGTCTcagatattttttttattattgaatCAAAAAGAAATCAACTatacaatttatattatttcctaATTCACTAACTTAACCCAATACTAACTTGTGTCCAACTAACTAACTATAGTTACAACTAATGTAACTCATTATATACACAATGTATCACTACTACTAAGACTTAACATttttacactcctcctcaagTTGGGTGATGAAATACATTGATCATCCCCAACTTACACACCATATCATTGTGTATCTGCTTTCCAAGGCCTTTAGTCAATATGTCTGCTACCTGATTTTTGCTACATACATGTTCTGTCTTGATCAACCCACTTTGTATCCTTTCTCGTATAAAATAACAATCTATCTCTATGTGTTTACTGAGCTCATGATACATGGAATTTGAAGCTATTTGCAAATCTGCCTTGCTATCGCAAAATAACTCCATGGGCAGTTCAATCTTCATTCCTAGCTCCTGCAACAGTCCCTGTAGCCAAACAAGTTCTGCCATTGTAGTTGCCATACTCCTGTACTCAGTTTCAGTTGAGCTCCTTGACACTGTACTCTATTttttgattttcaggagattagTGAATCCCCCAGCTTGATACAATACCCTGTCACAGACTTCCTGGACACCATACATGATGCCCAGTCTGCATCACAAAAGGCAGTGATTCTTCCAGATTTTCTGCTACTCATTAGTAACTCCAATACTGGTTGGTCTTTTATATATCTAACCACCCTTAAAGCTGCTTCATAATGCAGCTTTGTTGGAGCATGCATGTACTGACTCAATGTTTGGACAACAAAAGAAATATATGGCCTAGTGATAGCCAGATACAATAACTTTCCCAACAATCTTTGATATGGTCTTCTATCTTCTAATTCTGGACTTGTACCTTTATCAGATTCAAACAACTTGTCATACTCAAGGCTGGTGAACTTCTGATTTTGTTCTAGAGGTGTTGTAAGTGGCTTTGCTCCCCCTAGACCACATTCTGAGATTAATTCTAAGGCATACTTTCTCTGATTCATAAGTATACCCTTAGATGATCTTGCAAATTCAATCCCCAGAAAATATCTCAATTCCCCTAAGTCTTTCATTTTAAAGTTGTTGTTCAGGATATCCTTAGCTTCTTCTATCAGTTTAGTGTCATTCCTAGTGATTAACAAATCATCCACATATACTAGAATGATTACAAGATTGGCATCTTGGCCTTTTGTGAGTAAAGAATAGTCTAGCTTACTTTGTGTGAATCCTAATTGTATCAAAGCTGTAGTAAGTTTTAGGTTCCATTGCCTACTAGCTTGTTTCAGCCCATACAAGGATTTGAGGAGACTGCACACTTTGTTCTCCCCCTAGCCACCAAATCTTTGAGGTAGAGAcatatatacctcttcaaacaagtCCCCCTGTATGAAGGCATTATAGACATCCATTTGGTAGAGAGGCCAGTCAAACTGGGCAGCTAAAAAAATAACACACCTGACAGTAACCATTTTGACCACAGGAGAGAAGGTATCATGATAGTCTAATCCCTTTTGTTGAGTGAAACCATTGGCCACTAATCTAGCTTTATACCTTTTTACACTACCATCAACTTTGTACTTCACCTTGTACACCCAAGGTATCTTACCTGCATGTAGATCAACTATATCCATGTATGGTTATTAGTAAGGACATCAATTTCTAATTTCATTGCCTGAATTCAGTTAGAATCTTGGACAGCTTGAACAAGTGAAGTAGGTTTAGTAATAACAGAGAAATCTGCTAGATAAGCATGGTAAGAAGGAGTAATAGGACAAGAAGT
This sequence is a window from Nicotiana tomentosiformis chromosome 5, ASM39032v3, whole genome shotgun sequence. Protein-coding genes within it:
- the LOC138892147 gene encoding uncharacterized mitochondrial protein AtMg00810-like; its protein translation is MDIVDLHAGKIPWVYKVKYKVDGSVKRYKARLVANGFTQQKGLDYHDTFSPVVKMVTVRNDTKLIEEAKDILNNNFKMKDLGELRYFLGIEFARSSKGILMNQRKYALELISECGLGGAKPLTTPLEQNQKFTSLEYDKLFESDKGTSPELEDRRPYQRLLGKLLYLAITRPYISFVVQTLSQYMHAPTKLHYEAALRVVRYIKDQPVLELLMSSRKSGRITAFCDADWASCMVSRKSVTGYCIKLGDSLIS